TGTCCGCCATGAGGGATCTGCCCATGGACGCGCAGACCGAGCCACCCCCTGTGATGAGGCAGAGGCTCAGGATGTACGCGGTGGTGGAGCCGGGCGGTTTCAAGGGGATCAGGAGGAAAGCTTCGTGCGGAAGGCAAGGCGGGAGATGCCGGTGTGCAGGGCGAGGATGCCCAGGAAATAGCCGGTCATTTTCCAGAATGCGGCGGAGGGGAGGGCGCCGGACTTGAAGTAGAGGCGCTGCGTCAGGTCCGCGAAGTGGTAATGTGGGGAGAGCAGCCAGATGCTCTGGAGCATGGGGCTTTCTTCCAGCTTCAGCAGGTTGTTCAGGTAGCCGACGCCATAGAGGCCATAGACCGTCAGTCCCAGCGTCACCACATAACCGGCCACGCTACCGAAGCGGGAGGCCAGCGCGACGGCGAGACAGAGCAACGGCGCGGTGACCAGCAGGAACAGCACCAGATACTGGGTGTTGAGCGTCCACCACATGGCCTGCTCCGCGGGATCCGCCGGAGCCGCGGCGAACTGGGTGATGGCGGCGGTGGCGACCGCCATCGGCAGGATGAAGATGAACACCGCCAGCCAGATCTCGGACAACTGGCGCGTCGCACCGAGGCCGGTGGTGAGGAAGTATTCGCCGGTGCCGGAGGTGGCGTTGATCTCGCCCTGCTTCGCGGCGGTGAAGTAACCCCAGAGCATGGTGATGATCCAGAGTGTGCTCCATGCCGCCTGGATGCGCGCGGGCTGGATGAGAACCGGCTTTTCCGAGGCGCTCGAGATCCATGGCAGGACGAAGGGGGTGACCAGCACGCAGAGCGCGCAGATCACCCACGCCTTGCGCAGGAAGATCGTTGAGAGGGTGAGCCGGAAGAGTCTCATCGTTTTCAGTGCAGGAGGTTCTTCAGTTCGCTCCAGGTCTGATCGTCACCTGTCAGGTGGCGGATGGTGGACCGGTCGATGAGCAGGGCGCTGGAAAGCGTCATGGAGTCATAGTCCGGATGGCAGCTCACCAGGCGCAGCACGCTGTCTGACGAGGCGCGCCAGATTTCCTCGAACGCCTGCCGGGCGAACGCGTCGAGGCCGCTGAACGGCTCATCCAGCAACAGGATGTTGCCGGCGTCCGGGCGGATGGAAAACTCCGCCATGATCAGGTTCGTCTTCCGCCGGTTGCCGGTGGAGAGGCGGCTGTAAGGGCGCGTCAGGTTCAGTTCGATCCGCTCCGCCAGGTCCAGTGCTTCCTTCAGGCGGTTCTTCGGAACCAAGGAGCGCAGGATCATGCCCGCCGTCATTTCGGGGTCGAACCGCAGGTCCTCCGGCAGGTACTGGAGCGCTCCCTCCGTTTTCAGGCTGCCTGCCACCGGACGAAGCGTCCGGGCGATCGTCCGCAGCAAGGTGGTTTTCCCTCGGCCGTTCCGCGCCAGGATGAAATGGGTGCCACCGCCGAGTTCGATGGATTTCTCCAAGGCGGCGATGGGGGAGCCATACCCGATTTTCAATCCTGAATCGAGATGGAGGCTGGGTCGGGGTGCTGGGGGCGCGGAACTCACCGAGTTGATGAAAGGGGAAATTATGTAATCTTGTTTAAAGGTCAAGTTTTATTGAATATCAGGATATCATGAATATCAGGATATCTGTGATAAATGGCGGGCCTTTTCCCGCTGGATTCGGTGATTGCCCTCGCTGTCGGAATCATCCGGTGGTCCGTGGCGGAAAATGCGGAACTGGCTGATTTATCTAACAATTAGATGTGCGCAGCTCCCGGACGCAGGGCGCACTGGGGTCGCAAGGTCGCTCGATTCTCGCCGGGTGGGTGCAGGATAGGGTGTCTGAATCGTGCGGAGTTTTTTTGCAAAGTGGCCGCAAGGATCCTCTGGTGACGGTGGCTGCGGGATCTGCGGGTGTTTGAAAATCCGTTTCGCTCCGGGGGCATTTGGATGGCCGGGAAGGTGCCGGAGGAATTGATCCGTTTTTCTGCGTGACGGGAGGGGGGGGATTGGTAGAACCACCGCACCGAAATGGCGGGCAAGCTAACTTACCAACAGGCCGGGGTGGACACGCGCAAGGCGGCCGCTCTGGTAGGAGACATCGGGGCGCATGTGCGCCGGACCCAGCAAACGCGCAAACTGTGGGGAGCCTTCGGGTTGTTCGCCGCCTGCTACGACCTCAGTTCCTATAAGGAGCCGGTGATCGTGACCGGCTGTGACGGCGTCGGCACCAAGCTGGAGCTGCTGCTGGAACACGGCCTGCTGGAGACAGCGGGCAAGGATCTGGTCGCCATGAGCGTGAACGACATCCTCACCACCGGCGGGGATGCTCTGTTGTTCCTGGACTACATCGGCATCGCCGCGCTGGATGAGGAAAAGATCACCAGCCTGATCAAGGGCATGGCCGACTACCTGGAGGCCTGCGACTGCATCTTGGCCGGCGGTGAGACCGCGGAGATGCCCGGCATCGTCCCGACGGATGTCATCGAGCTGGCCGGCTTCTGCATTGGCTGCGCCGAAAAGGGCGACCTCATCGACCCGACCACCGTCGCCGTCGGCGACGTGCTGGTGGGCTACGCGTCCGACAGCATCCACGCCAACGGCTGGTCGCTCGTCCGCCGCGTGCTGAAGGAGCACCCGGGCGAGATTTCCGATGAGGAACTGGCCGCCTGGCTGAAGCCGACGCGCCTCTACCACGACGTCACCCGCGACCTGAAGGCGAAGGGCGTGAAGCCGAAGGCCATGTCCCACATCACCGGTGGTGGCCTTCCTGAAAATCTCGAGCGTCTGTTCCGCGGAATGGGCGCTGATCTGGAGATCCCGAAATGGGAGCTTCCGGGCATCGACAAGCTGCTTGCCCACGTGGACGCGGAAGACCGTTTCCACACCTTCAACATGGGCATCGGCTGGGTCGCCATCGTCGATGAAAAAGACGTGGAAGCCAGTTTGACGGCGGGCAATGGCGGCGTGATACTCGGGCGCATGGTTCCGCAGGAGGGTGTCCGAGTGCGGGTCTCCGGAGAGTGATGATGCTTCGAATCCATCCACGATGAGCGATTTCCTGAAACACGAATGCGGGATCGCTGCGGTGCGGCTCCGCAAACCTCTGGCGTATTACTACGACCGTTACGGCACCTGCCTGTGGGGTCTGAACAAGCTGTTCCTCCTGATGGAGAAGCAGCACAACCGCGGGCAGGACGGCACCGGCATTGGCTGCGTGAAGCTGAACATGCCCATCGGCCAGCCCTACGTGTTCCGCCGCCGGGGCATCGAGCAGGACGCGCTCGCCCAGATATTCCGCAAGGAGATCAAGAATTTCTCGAAAATGGCGCGCAAGGGCCAGCTCGACCCGAAGAAGCCGGAAAGCGTGAAACGCAACTTCGACTTCGGCGGTGAGATCCTCGTGGGCCACCTCCGCTACGGCACCTCCGGCGAGTTCGACGAAGGAAGCTGCCATCCGTACCTGCGCCGCAGCAACTGGCCGACCCGCACCCTCATGGTGATGGGGAATTTCAACATGACCAACGCGGCCGAGCTAAACCAGGTCCTCCTGGAGCGCGGCCAGCACCCGGTCTTCGGAACGGACACGCAGACCGTGCTGGAAGAGATCGGCTACCATCTGGACGAGCACCACACCGACCTCTACCGCGACCTCCGCGACAAGGGCGTGCCGGGCAATGAGATGCCGGCCATGATTTCCTCCGCGCTGGATGTGCCGCAGCTCGTCTCCGACTCCGCCCGCGAGTGGGACGGCGGCTACGCCATCTGCGGTGCCATCGGCAACGGCGACATGTTCGTCATGCGCGACCCGCGCGGCATCCGCCCGTGCCACATGCTCATCACGGATGAGGTCATCGCCTTCGCATCGGAGCGCGTGCCGCTCATGACCGTGTTCGAGGCGGATGTGGATGATGTCAAGGCGGTCGATCCGGGCTCCATCATCACCATCAAGTCGGACGGCACCATCACCGACCAGCAGTTCGCCACCCCGCAGAAATACTCCCCGTGTTCCTTTGAGAAGATCTACTTCTCCCGCGGCAATGATCCGCAGATCTACCGCGAGCGGAAGGCCATGGGCGCCGCGCTGGTGGACCAGGTGGTGAAATCCATCGGCAGCGCCTTCGAAAAGACCGTCTTCTCCTTCATCCCGAACACGGCGGAAACCGCCTACCACGGCCTGATGGACGGCCTGCGGCTCTACCGCCGCCAGGAAGTCCGCTCCTCCATCCTGAAAGCCGCGGAAAGCGGCAACCTGACCGCCGACCTCGTCGACGACCTCATCCTCCGCAACTGGCCGCGCGGGGAGAAGATCGCGCACAAGGACATCAAGATGCGGACCTTCATTTCCCAGGAGAAAAGCCGCGACCAGCTCGTCTCCCACGTCTATGACATCACCTACGGCGCGGTGAAGGAAGGCGACTACCTCGTCGCCCTGGACGACTCCATCGTCCGCGGCACCACGCTGAAGAAATCCATCCTCAAGATCCTCGCCCGCACGAAGCCGTCTAAGATCGTCATCTGCTCCACCGCCCCGCAGATCCGTTATCCGGACTGCTACGGCATCGATATGTCGGAACTGGGCAAGTTCATCGCCTTCCAGGCGGCCATCGCGCTGCACCGGCGAGCCGGACGGCAGTCCCTGCTCGACCGCGTCT
The sequence above is drawn from the Akkermansiaceae bacterium genome and encodes:
- the purM gene encoding phosphoribosylformylglycinamidine cyclo-ligase, whose translation is MAGKLTYQQAGVDTRKAAALVGDIGAHVRRTQQTRKLWGAFGLFAACYDLSSYKEPVIVTGCDGVGTKLELLLEHGLLETAGKDLVAMSVNDILTTGGDALLFLDYIGIAALDEEKITSLIKGMADYLEACDCILAGGETAEMPGIVPTDVIELAGFCIGCAEKGDLIDPTTVAVGDVLVGYASDSIHANGWSLVRRVLKEHPGEISDEELAAWLKPTRLYHDVTRDLKAKGVKPKAMSHITGGGLPENLERLFRGMGADLEIPKWELPGIDKLLAHVDAEDRFHTFNMGIGWVAIVDEKDVEASLTAGNGGVILGRMVPQEGVRVRVSGE
- a CDS encoding ATP-binding cassette domain-containing protein produces the protein MKIGYGSPIAALEKSIELGGGTHFILARNGRGKTTLLRTIARTLRPVAGSLKTEGALQYLPEDLRFDPEMTAGMILRSLVPKNRLKEALDLAERIELNLTRPYSRLSTGNRRKTNLIMAEFSIRPDAGNILLLDEPFSGLDAFARQAFEEIWRASSDSVLRLVSCHPDYDSMTLSSALLIDRSTIRHLTGDDQTWSELKNLLH
- a CDS encoding amidophosphoribosyltransferase, encoding MSDFLKHECGIAAVRLRKPLAYYYDRYGTCLWGLNKLFLLMEKQHNRGQDGTGIGCVKLNMPIGQPYVFRRRGIEQDALAQIFRKEIKNFSKMARKGQLDPKKPESVKRNFDFGGEILVGHLRYGTSGEFDEGSCHPYLRRSNWPTRTLMVMGNFNMTNAAELNQVLLERGQHPVFGTDTQTVLEEIGYHLDEHHTDLYRDLRDKGVPGNEMPAMISSALDVPQLVSDSAREWDGGYAICGAIGNGDMFVMRDPRGIRPCHMLITDEVIAFASERVPLMTVFEADVDDVKAVDPGSIITIKSDGTITDQQFATPQKYSPCSFEKIYFSRGNDPQIYRERKAMGAALVDQVVKSIGSAFEKTVFSFIPNTAETAYHGLMDGLRLYRRQEVRSSILKAAESGNLTADLVDDLILRNWPRGEKIAHKDIKMRTFISQEKSRDQLVSHVYDITYGAVKEGDYLVALDDSIVRGTTLKKSILKILARTKPSKIVICSTAPQIRYPDCYGIDMSELGKFIAFQAAIALHRRAGRQSLLDRVYDECREELKKPAGERLNRVQQIYDAFTDEEVSAEISRMVYPEEIEWQGEVEVIFQSIENLRASIKGECGDWYFTGNYPTPGGYSMVNSAYLRWYEGVGGRSYDSLPL